One genomic segment of Ricinus communis isolate WT05 ecotype wild-type chromosome 5, ASM1957865v1, whole genome shotgun sequence includes these proteins:
- the LOC8267378 gene encoding tyrosyl-DNA phosphodiesterase 1 isoform X5, whose protein sequence is MSYSQKIGFLVPLKLNLEEDTSIPKISLSEGPNAIGRSHVSVSDKRLSRNHLSLTTSVDGSAFLTPEGTNPVVIKSGDQRKKLSPGEKASINSGDVIELIPGHHFFKYEVLSNHNINPSSSSPNTPKRHSNNESDQPTRKKARHVASSSSKGEGECNGAKNSEEAIGKFNVNDDKLPLTFRLMKVKGLPAWANTSCVSITDVIQGDIVFAVLSNYMVDIDWLMSACPALAKVPNVLVLHGEGDGTLEHMKRTKPANWILHKPPLPISFGTHHSKAMLLVYPRGMRIIVHTANLIYVDWNNKTQGLWMQDFPWKDEKSQTKGCGFENDLVDYLNTLKWPEFTVKLPALGSFTINPSFFKKFDYSTAAVRLIASVPGYHTGPNLKKWGHMKLRSVLQECTFRKEFKNSPLAYQFSSLGSLDAKWMTELATSLSSGLSEDRTPLGLGEPRIIWPTVEDVRCSLEGYAAGNAIPSPLKNVEKDILKKYWSKWKATHSGRCRAMPHIKTFTRYNGQKLAWLLLTSANLSKAAWGALQKNNSQLMIRSYEFLPLEALGPYFMHLV, encoded by the exons ATGTCTTACTCTCAG AAGATTGGGTTTCTAGTTCCTCTTAAACTCAATTTAGAAGAAGACACTTCAATTCCAAAAATATCTCTCTCCGAAGGCCCTAACGCCATAGGCCGCAGCCACGTGTCCGTCTCCGATAAAAGACTCAGCCGCAACCACCTCTCTTTAACCACGTCCGTCGATGGCTCTGCCTTTTTAACTCcc GAAGGTACCAATCCGGTTGTCATTAAATCCGGTGATCAGAGAAAGAAGTTGAGTCCTGGAGAGAAAGCGTCGATAAACAGCGGCGACGTTATAGAGTTAATACCTGGTCACCATTTCTTCAAATACGAGGTTTTGTCTAATCACAATATTAATCCTAGCTCATCTTCTCCTAATACACCAAAGAGACATTCTAACAATGAAAGCGATCAACCTACTCGGAAGAAGGCACGTCATGTTGCTAGCAGCAGCTCAAAG GGTGAGGGAGAATGTAATGGAGCTAAAAATAGTGAGGAGGCAATTGGTAAATTTAATGTCAATGATGATAAATTGCCATTAACATTTCGGCTAATGAAAGTGAAAGGATTACCAGCTTGGGCTAATACTTCTTGCGTTTCTATAACTGATGTAATTCAG GGGGATATTGTTTTTGCTGTTCTTTCAAATTACATGGTGGATATTGATTGGTTGATGTCTG CATGTCCAGCACTTGCAAAAGTACCTAACGTCTTGGTTCTTCATGGGGAGGGCGATGGTACACTTGAACATATGAAG AGAACCAAGCCTGCAAATTGGATTCTGCATAAACCCCCACTGCCCATTTCGTTTGGGACACACCATTCTAAGGCCATGCTTCTTGTCTATCCACGAGGAATGAGAATCATTGTACATACtgctaatttaatatatgtcGACTGGAACAACAAAACCCAAGGCTTATGGATGCAAGATTTTCCCTGGAAGGATGAAAAGAGTCAAACCAAAGGATGTGGATTCGAAAATGACTTGGTTGATTATCTTAATACATTGAAG TGGCCAGAATTCACTGTTAAGTTACCAGCCCTTGGTAGCTTCACTATCAACCCTTCCTTTTTCAAGAAGTTTGATTATAGCACTGCAGCG GTTAGGTTAATTGCATCTGTTCCTGGGTATCATACTGGGCCCAACCTGAAAAAGTGGGGACATATGAAATTACGGAGTGTTCTCCAGGAATGCACCTTCAGAAAGGAATTTAAGAATTCTCCTCTTGCATATCAG TTCTCTTCCCTTGGTTCGCTGGATGCAAAGTGGATGACTGAGCTGGCTACCTCATTGTCATCTGGACTCTCAGAAGATAGAACACCTCTTGGTCTTGGCGAGCCTAGAATAATATGGCCTACAGTGGAAGATGTCAGATGCTCTTTAGAG GGTTATGCAGCTGGAAATGCCATCCCAAGTCCATTGAAGAACGTGgagaaagatattttaaagaaGTATTGGTCAAAATGGAAGGCTACACACAGTGGCCGCTG CCGTGCAATGCCACATATAAAGACTTTCACTCGCTATAATGGTCAGAAACTTGC TTGGTTATTGCTAACATCAGCAAATCTAAGCAAAGCAGCCTGGGGGGCTTTGCAAAAGAATAATTCTCAGTTGATGATTCGTTCCTATGAG TTTCTGCCCTTGGAAGCCTTGGGGCCTTACTTTATGCATCTTGTATGA
- the LOC8267378 gene encoding tyrosyl-DNA phosphodiesterase 1 isoform X2, translating into MSYSQIGFLVPLKLNLEEDTSIPKISLSEGPNAIGRSHVSVSDKRLSRNHLSLTTSVDGSAFLTPEGTNPVVIKSGDQRKKLSPGEKASINSGDVIELIPGHHFFKYEVLSNHNINPSSSSPNTPKRHSNNESDQPTRKKARHVASSSSKGEGECNGAKNSEEAIGKFNVNDDKLPLTFRLMKVKGLPAWANTSCVSITDVIQGDIVFAVLSNYMVDIDWLMSACPALAKVPNVLVLHGEGDGTLEHMKRTKPANWILHKPPLPISFGTHHSKAMLLVYPRGMRIIVHTANLIYVDWNNKTQGLWMQDFPWKDEKSQTKGCGFENDLVDYLNTLKWPEFTVKLPALGSFTINPSFFKKFDYSTAAVRLIASVPGYHTGPNLKKWGHMKLRSVLQECTFRKEFKNSPLAYQFSSLGSLDAKWMTELATSLSSGLSEDRTPLGLGEPRIIWPTVEDVRCSLEGYAAGNAIPSPLKNVEKDILKKYWSKWKATHSGRCRAMPHIKTFTRYNGQKLAWLLLTSANLSKAAWGALQKNNSQLMIRSYELGVLFLPSSYKNHGCRLSCTDHGARSEDEYGLLADSEEPKTELVTLMWQGPKDPSSQVIPLPVPYELPPQPYSSEGEDVPWSWDRRYSKKDVYGQVWPRLVQLYTSLDS; encoded by the exons ATGTCTTACTCTCAG ATTGGGTTTCTAGTTCCTCTTAAACTCAATTTAGAAGAAGACACTTCAATTCCAAAAATATCTCTCTCCGAAGGCCCTAACGCCATAGGCCGCAGCCACGTGTCCGTCTCCGATAAAAGACTCAGCCGCAACCACCTCTCTTTAACCACGTCCGTCGATGGCTCTGCCTTTTTAACTCcc GAAGGTACCAATCCGGTTGTCATTAAATCCGGTGATCAGAGAAAGAAGTTGAGTCCTGGAGAGAAAGCGTCGATAAACAGCGGCGACGTTATAGAGTTAATACCTGGTCACCATTTCTTCAAATACGAGGTTTTGTCTAATCACAATATTAATCCTAGCTCATCTTCTCCTAATACACCAAAGAGACATTCTAACAATGAAAGCGATCAACCTACTCGGAAGAAGGCACGTCATGTTGCTAGCAGCAGCTCAAAG GGTGAGGGAGAATGTAATGGAGCTAAAAATAGTGAGGAGGCAATTGGTAAATTTAATGTCAATGATGATAAATTGCCATTAACATTTCGGCTAATGAAAGTGAAAGGATTACCAGCTTGGGCTAATACTTCTTGCGTTTCTATAACTGATGTAATTCAG GGGGATATTGTTTTTGCTGTTCTTTCAAATTACATGGTGGATATTGATTGGTTGATGTCTG CATGTCCAGCACTTGCAAAAGTACCTAACGTCTTGGTTCTTCATGGGGAGGGCGATGGTACACTTGAACATATGAAG AGAACCAAGCCTGCAAATTGGATTCTGCATAAACCCCCACTGCCCATTTCGTTTGGGACACACCATTCTAAGGCCATGCTTCTTGTCTATCCACGAGGAATGAGAATCATTGTACATACtgctaatttaatatatgtcGACTGGAACAACAAAACCCAAGGCTTATGGATGCAAGATTTTCCCTGGAAGGATGAAAAGAGTCAAACCAAAGGATGTGGATTCGAAAATGACTTGGTTGATTATCTTAATACATTGAAG TGGCCAGAATTCACTGTTAAGTTACCAGCCCTTGGTAGCTTCACTATCAACCCTTCCTTTTTCAAGAAGTTTGATTATAGCACTGCAGCG GTTAGGTTAATTGCATCTGTTCCTGGGTATCATACTGGGCCCAACCTGAAAAAGTGGGGACATATGAAATTACGGAGTGTTCTCCAGGAATGCACCTTCAGAAAGGAATTTAAGAATTCTCCTCTTGCATATCAG TTCTCTTCCCTTGGTTCGCTGGATGCAAAGTGGATGACTGAGCTGGCTACCTCATTGTCATCTGGACTCTCAGAAGATAGAACACCTCTTGGTCTTGGCGAGCCTAGAATAATATGGCCTACAGTGGAAGATGTCAGATGCTCTTTAGAG GGTTATGCAGCTGGAAATGCCATCCCAAGTCCATTGAAGAACGTGgagaaagatattttaaagaaGTATTGGTCAAAATGGAAGGCTACACACAGTGGCCGCTG CCGTGCAATGCCACATATAAAGACTTTCACTCGCTATAATGGTCAGAAACTTGC TTGGTTATTGCTAACATCAGCAAATCTAAGCAAAGCAGCCTGGGGGGCTTTGCAAAAGAATAATTCTCAGTTGATGATTCGTTCCTATGAG CTGGGGGTGCTCTTCTTACCATCTTCCTATAAAAATCATGGTTGTAGGCTTTCTTGTACAGACCATGGAGCTAGATCAGAG GATGAATATGGATTATTAGCAGATTCTGAAGAGCCGAAAACAGAACTAGTGACTTTGATGTGGCAAGGACCTAAAGATCCATCATCCCAAGTAATTCCACTGCCTGTACCTTATGAGCTGCCTCCTCAACCATACTCTTCCGAAGGTGAAG ATGTTCCCTGGTCTTGGGACCGGCGATACAGCAAGAAGGATGTTTATGGTCAAGTTTGGCCTAGGCTTGTACAGCTTTATACTTCTCTGGATTCTTGA
- the LOC8267378 gene encoding tyrosyl-DNA phosphodiesterase 1 isoform X4 — translation MSYSQIGFLVPLKLNLEEDTSIPKISLSEGPNAIGRSHVSVSDKRLSRNHLSLTTSVDGSAFLTPEGTNPVVIKSGDQRKKLSPGEKASINSGDVIELIPGHHFFKYEVLSNHNINPSSSSPNTPKRHSNNESDQPTRKKARHVASSSSKGEGECNGAKNSEEAIGKFNVNDDKLPLTFRLMKVKGLPAWANTSCVSITDVIQGDIVFAVLSNYMVDIDWLMSACPALAKVPNVLVLHGEGDGTLEHMKRTKPANWILHKPPLPISFGTHHSKAMLLVYPRGMRIIVHTANLIYVDWNNKTQGLWMQDFPWKDEKSQTKGCGFENDLVDYLNTLKWPEFTVKLPALGSFTINPSFFKKFDYSTAAVRLIASVPGYHTGPNLKKWGHMKLRSVLQECTFRKEFKNSPLAYQFSSLGSLDAKWMTELATSLSSGLSEDRTPLGLGEPRIIWPTVEDVRCSLEGYAAGNAIPSPLKNVEKDILKKYWSKWKATHSGRCRAMPHIKTFTRYNGQKLAWLLLTSANLSKAAWGALQKNNSQLMIRSYELGVLFLPSSYKNHGCRLSCTDHGARSEDEYGLLADSEEPKTELVTLMWQGPKDPSSQVIPLPVPYELPPQPYSSEDVPWSWDRRYSKKDVYGQVWPRLVQLYTSLDS, via the exons ATGTCTTACTCTCAG ATTGGGTTTCTAGTTCCTCTTAAACTCAATTTAGAAGAAGACACTTCAATTCCAAAAATATCTCTCTCCGAAGGCCCTAACGCCATAGGCCGCAGCCACGTGTCCGTCTCCGATAAAAGACTCAGCCGCAACCACCTCTCTTTAACCACGTCCGTCGATGGCTCTGCCTTTTTAACTCcc GAAGGTACCAATCCGGTTGTCATTAAATCCGGTGATCAGAGAAAGAAGTTGAGTCCTGGAGAGAAAGCGTCGATAAACAGCGGCGACGTTATAGAGTTAATACCTGGTCACCATTTCTTCAAATACGAGGTTTTGTCTAATCACAATATTAATCCTAGCTCATCTTCTCCTAATACACCAAAGAGACATTCTAACAATGAAAGCGATCAACCTACTCGGAAGAAGGCACGTCATGTTGCTAGCAGCAGCTCAAAG GGTGAGGGAGAATGTAATGGAGCTAAAAATAGTGAGGAGGCAATTGGTAAATTTAATGTCAATGATGATAAATTGCCATTAACATTTCGGCTAATGAAAGTGAAAGGATTACCAGCTTGGGCTAATACTTCTTGCGTTTCTATAACTGATGTAATTCAG GGGGATATTGTTTTTGCTGTTCTTTCAAATTACATGGTGGATATTGATTGGTTGATGTCTG CATGTCCAGCACTTGCAAAAGTACCTAACGTCTTGGTTCTTCATGGGGAGGGCGATGGTACACTTGAACATATGAAG AGAACCAAGCCTGCAAATTGGATTCTGCATAAACCCCCACTGCCCATTTCGTTTGGGACACACCATTCTAAGGCCATGCTTCTTGTCTATCCACGAGGAATGAGAATCATTGTACATACtgctaatttaatatatgtcGACTGGAACAACAAAACCCAAGGCTTATGGATGCAAGATTTTCCCTGGAAGGATGAAAAGAGTCAAACCAAAGGATGTGGATTCGAAAATGACTTGGTTGATTATCTTAATACATTGAAG TGGCCAGAATTCACTGTTAAGTTACCAGCCCTTGGTAGCTTCACTATCAACCCTTCCTTTTTCAAGAAGTTTGATTATAGCACTGCAGCG GTTAGGTTAATTGCATCTGTTCCTGGGTATCATACTGGGCCCAACCTGAAAAAGTGGGGACATATGAAATTACGGAGTGTTCTCCAGGAATGCACCTTCAGAAAGGAATTTAAGAATTCTCCTCTTGCATATCAG TTCTCTTCCCTTGGTTCGCTGGATGCAAAGTGGATGACTGAGCTGGCTACCTCATTGTCATCTGGACTCTCAGAAGATAGAACACCTCTTGGTCTTGGCGAGCCTAGAATAATATGGCCTACAGTGGAAGATGTCAGATGCTCTTTAGAG GGTTATGCAGCTGGAAATGCCATCCCAAGTCCATTGAAGAACGTGgagaaagatattttaaagaaGTATTGGTCAAAATGGAAGGCTACACACAGTGGCCGCTG CCGTGCAATGCCACATATAAAGACTTTCACTCGCTATAATGGTCAGAAACTTGC TTGGTTATTGCTAACATCAGCAAATCTAAGCAAAGCAGCCTGGGGGGCTTTGCAAAAGAATAATTCTCAGTTGATGATTCGTTCCTATGAG CTGGGGGTGCTCTTCTTACCATCTTCCTATAAAAATCATGGTTGTAGGCTTTCTTGTACAGACCATGGAGCTAGATCAGAG GATGAATATGGATTATTAGCAGATTCTGAAGAGCCGAAAACAGAACTAGTGACTTTGATGTGGCAAGGACCTAAAGATCCATCATCCCAAGTAATTCCACTGCCTGTACCTTATGAGCTGCCTCCTCAACCATACTCTTCCGAAG ATGTTCCCTGGTCTTGGGACCGGCGATACAGCAAGAAGGATGTTTATGGTCAAGTTTGGCCTAGGCTTGTACAGCTTTATACTTCTCTGGATTCTTGA
- the LOC8267379 gene encoding chaperone protein dnaJ 50 — protein sequence MAPPATIRWCAVVSFLTVSFLVSSSTAIYCDEDDCYDLLGVTQNANASEIKKSYYKLSLKYHPDKNPDPESRKLFVKIANAYEILKDEATREQYDYAIAHPEEVFYNTARYYRAYYGHKTDPRIVLVGLLLILSGFQYLNQLTRYNQAVEMVKKTPAYKNRLRALELERSGGTTTKKKGNRQMDKKMEEDLSKELELDIKGAQKPAIWELIGVRFLLLPYTIGKLLLWHGRWFWRYKVKKAPYSCEDALYLTQRSLRVPLDAWKSLDEPMKEDLVRRQLWEKSNLERYLTEMRKESKRRR from the exons ATGGCGCCACCGGCAACGATTCGGTGGTGCGCAGTCGTATCGTTTCTCACGGTTTCTTTCCTTGTCTCTTCATCAACTGCCATTTACTGTGACGAAGACGATTGCTATGACCTGCTAGG GGTTACTCAAAACGCCAATGCTTCAGAGATTAAAAAATCCTACTACAAACTCTCATTGAAATA TCATCCTGATAAAAATCCGGATCCAGAATCGAGAAAGCTGTTCGTGAAAATcgcaaatgcttatgag ATTCTGAAAGATGAAGCTACCCGAGAGCAGTATGATTATGCAATTGCACATCCAGAGGAG GTGTTTTATAATACAGCTCGCTACTATCGTGCATATTATGGTCACAAAACA GATCCTCGTATTGTCTTGGTTGGTCTTCTTCTGATTCTCTCTGGATTTCAGTATCTGAATCAGTTGACAAGGTATAATCAG GCTGTCGAAATGGTCAAGAAGACTCCTGCTTATAAAAATAGGTTAAGGGCACTGGAACTTGAACGCAGTGGAGGAACTACAACTAAGAAGAAGGGTAACCGGCAGATGGATAA GAAAATGGAGGAAGATCTCAGCAAAGAACTTGAACTGGACATAAAGGGAGCACAAAAACCTGCCATCTGGGAACTCATTGGTGTTCGTTTTCTACTTCTGCCTTACACTATAGGCAAG CTATTATTGTGGCATGGCCGCTGGTTCTGGAGATACAAAGTGAAGAAAGCTCCATATTCTTGTGAGGATGCCTTATACCTAACACAGCGGTCGCTGAGAGTGCCACTGGATGCATGGAAAAGCCTTG ATGAGCCAATGAAGGAGGATCTTGTTCGGAGACAGTTGTGGGAGAAGTCTAACTTAGAGAGGTACCTTACAGAAATGCGCAAAGAATCTAAACGCAGAAGATAG
- the LOC8267378 gene encoding tyrosyl-DNA phosphodiesterase 1 isoform X3 — protein sequence MSYSQKIGFLVPLKLNLEEDTSIPKISLSEGPNAIGRSHVSVSDKRLSRNHLSLTTSVDGSAFLTPEGTNPVVIKSGDQRKKLSPGEKASINSGDVIELIPGHHFFKYEVLSNHNINPSSSSPNTPKRHSNNESDQPTRKKARHVASSSSKGEGECNGAKNSEEAIGKFNVNDDKLPLTFRLMKVKGLPAWANTSCVSITDVIQGDIVFAVLSNYMVDIDWLMSACPALAKVPNVLVLHGEGDGTLEHMKRTKPANWILHKPPLPISFGTHHSKAMLLVYPRGMRIIVHTANLIYVDWNNKTQGLWMQDFPWKDEKSQTKGCGFENDLVDYLNTLKWPEFTVKLPALGSFTINPSFFKKFDYSTAAVRLIASVPGYHTGPNLKKWGHMKLRSVLQECTFRKEFKNSPLAYQFSSLGSLDAKWMTELATSLSSGLSEDRTPLGLGEPRIIWPTVEDVRCSLEGYAAGNAIPSPLKNVEKDILKKYWSKWKATHSGRCRAMPHIKTFTRYNGQKLAWLLLTSANLSKAAWGALQKNNSQLMIRSYELGVLFLPSSYKNHGCRLSCTDHGARSEDEYGLLADSEEPKTELVTLMWQGPKDPSSQVIPLPVPYELPPQPYSSEDVPWSWDRRYSKKDVYGQVWPRLVQLYTSLDS from the exons ATGTCTTACTCTCAG AAGATTGGGTTTCTAGTTCCTCTTAAACTCAATTTAGAAGAAGACACTTCAATTCCAAAAATATCTCTCTCCGAAGGCCCTAACGCCATAGGCCGCAGCCACGTGTCCGTCTCCGATAAAAGACTCAGCCGCAACCACCTCTCTTTAACCACGTCCGTCGATGGCTCTGCCTTTTTAACTCcc GAAGGTACCAATCCGGTTGTCATTAAATCCGGTGATCAGAGAAAGAAGTTGAGTCCTGGAGAGAAAGCGTCGATAAACAGCGGCGACGTTATAGAGTTAATACCTGGTCACCATTTCTTCAAATACGAGGTTTTGTCTAATCACAATATTAATCCTAGCTCATCTTCTCCTAATACACCAAAGAGACATTCTAACAATGAAAGCGATCAACCTACTCGGAAGAAGGCACGTCATGTTGCTAGCAGCAGCTCAAAG GGTGAGGGAGAATGTAATGGAGCTAAAAATAGTGAGGAGGCAATTGGTAAATTTAATGTCAATGATGATAAATTGCCATTAACATTTCGGCTAATGAAAGTGAAAGGATTACCAGCTTGGGCTAATACTTCTTGCGTTTCTATAACTGATGTAATTCAG GGGGATATTGTTTTTGCTGTTCTTTCAAATTACATGGTGGATATTGATTGGTTGATGTCTG CATGTCCAGCACTTGCAAAAGTACCTAACGTCTTGGTTCTTCATGGGGAGGGCGATGGTACACTTGAACATATGAAG AGAACCAAGCCTGCAAATTGGATTCTGCATAAACCCCCACTGCCCATTTCGTTTGGGACACACCATTCTAAGGCCATGCTTCTTGTCTATCCACGAGGAATGAGAATCATTGTACATACtgctaatttaatatatgtcGACTGGAACAACAAAACCCAAGGCTTATGGATGCAAGATTTTCCCTGGAAGGATGAAAAGAGTCAAACCAAAGGATGTGGATTCGAAAATGACTTGGTTGATTATCTTAATACATTGAAG TGGCCAGAATTCACTGTTAAGTTACCAGCCCTTGGTAGCTTCACTATCAACCCTTCCTTTTTCAAGAAGTTTGATTATAGCACTGCAGCG GTTAGGTTAATTGCATCTGTTCCTGGGTATCATACTGGGCCCAACCTGAAAAAGTGGGGACATATGAAATTACGGAGTGTTCTCCAGGAATGCACCTTCAGAAAGGAATTTAAGAATTCTCCTCTTGCATATCAG TTCTCTTCCCTTGGTTCGCTGGATGCAAAGTGGATGACTGAGCTGGCTACCTCATTGTCATCTGGACTCTCAGAAGATAGAACACCTCTTGGTCTTGGCGAGCCTAGAATAATATGGCCTACAGTGGAAGATGTCAGATGCTCTTTAGAG GGTTATGCAGCTGGAAATGCCATCCCAAGTCCATTGAAGAACGTGgagaaagatattttaaagaaGTATTGGTCAAAATGGAAGGCTACACACAGTGGCCGCTG CCGTGCAATGCCACATATAAAGACTTTCACTCGCTATAATGGTCAGAAACTTGC TTGGTTATTGCTAACATCAGCAAATCTAAGCAAAGCAGCCTGGGGGGCTTTGCAAAAGAATAATTCTCAGTTGATGATTCGTTCCTATGAG CTGGGGGTGCTCTTCTTACCATCTTCCTATAAAAATCATGGTTGTAGGCTTTCTTGTACAGACCATGGAGCTAGATCAGAG GATGAATATGGATTATTAGCAGATTCTGAAGAGCCGAAAACAGAACTAGTGACTTTGATGTGGCAAGGACCTAAAGATCCATCATCCCAAGTAATTCCACTGCCTGTACCTTATGAGCTGCCTCCTCAACCATACTCTTCCGAAG ATGTTCCCTGGTCTTGGGACCGGCGATACAGCAAGAAGGATGTTTATGGTCAAGTTTGGCCTAGGCTTGTACAGCTTTATACTTCTCTGGATTCTTGA
- the LOC8267378 gene encoding tyrosyl-DNA phosphodiesterase 1 isoform X1: MSYSQKIGFLVPLKLNLEEDTSIPKISLSEGPNAIGRSHVSVSDKRLSRNHLSLTTSVDGSAFLTPEGTNPVVIKSGDQRKKLSPGEKASINSGDVIELIPGHHFFKYEVLSNHNINPSSSSPNTPKRHSNNESDQPTRKKARHVASSSSKGEGECNGAKNSEEAIGKFNVNDDKLPLTFRLMKVKGLPAWANTSCVSITDVIQGDIVFAVLSNYMVDIDWLMSACPALAKVPNVLVLHGEGDGTLEHMKRTKPANWILHKPPLPISFGTHHSKAMLLVYPRGMRIIVHTANLIYVDWNNKTQGLWMQDFPWKDEKSQTKGCGFENDLVDYLNTLKWPEFTVKLPALGSFTINPSFFKKFDYSTAAVRLIASVPGYHTGPNLKKWGHMKLRSVLQECTFRKEFKNSPLAYQFSSLGSLDAKWMTELATSLSSGLSEDRTPLGLGEPRIIWPTVEDVRCSLEGYAAGNAIPSPLKNVEKDILKKYWSKWKATHSGRCRAMPHIKTFTRYNGQKLAWLLLTSANLSKAAWGALQKNNSQLMIRSYELGVLFLPSSYKNHGCRLSCTDHGARSEDEYGLLADSEEPKTELVTLMWQGPKDPSSQVIPLPVPYELPPQPYSSEGEDVPWSWDRRYSKKDVYGQVWPRLVQLYTSLDS; encoded by the exons ATGTCTTACTCTCAG AAGATTGGGTTTCTAGTTCCTCTTAAACTCAATTTAGAAGAAGACACTTCAATTCCAAAAATATCTCTCTCCGAAGGCCCTAACGCCATAGGCCGCAGCCACGTGTCCGTCTCCGATAAAAGACTCAGCCGCAACCACCTCTCTTTAACCACGTCCGTCGATGGCTCTGCCTTTTTAACTCcc GAAGGTACCAATCCGGTTGTCATTAAATCCGGTGATCAGAGAAAGAAGTTGAGTCCTGGAGAGAAAGCGTCGATAAACAGCGGCGACGTTATAGAGTTAATACCTGGTCACCATTTCTTCAAATACGAGGTTTTGTCTAATCACAATATTAATCCTAGCTCATCTTCTCCTAATACACCAAAGAGACATTCTAACAATGAAAGCGATCAACCTACTCGGAAGAAGGCACGTCATGTTGCTAGCAGCAGCTCAAAG GGTGAGGGAGAATGTAATGGAGCTAAAAATAGTGAGGAGGCAATTGGTAAATTTAATGTCAATGATGATAAATTGCCATTAACATTTCGGCTAATGAAAGTGAAAGGATTACCAGCTTGGGCTAATACTTCTTGCGTTTCTATAACTGATGTAATTCAG GGGGATATTGTTTTTGCTGTTCTTTCAAATTACATGGTGGATATTGATTGGTTGATGTCTG CATGTCCAGCACTTGCAAAAGTACCTAACGTCTTGGTTCTTCATGGGGAGGGCGATGGTACACTTGAACATATGAAG AGAACCAAGCCTGCAAATTGGATTCTGCATAAACCCCCACTGCCCATTTCGTTTGGGACACACCATTCTAAGGCCATGCTTCTTGTCTATCCACGAGGAATGAGAATCATTGTACATACtgctaatttaatatatgtcGACTGGAACAACAAAACCCAAGGCTTATGGATGCAAGATTTTCCCTGGAAGGATGAAAAGAGTCAAACCAAAGGATGTGGATTCGAAAATGACTTGGTTGATTATCTTAATACATTGAAG TGGCCAGAATTCACTGTTAAGTTACCAGCCCTTGGTAGCTTCACTATCAACCCTTCCTTTTTCAAGAAGTTTGATTATAGCACTGCAGCG GTTAGGTTAATTGCATCTGTTCCTGGGTATCATACTGGGCCCAACCTGAAAAAGTGGGGACATATGAAATTACGGAGTGTTCTCCAGGAATGCACCTTCAGAAAGGAATTTAAGAATTCTCCTCTTGCATATCAG TTCTCTTCCCTTGGTTCGCTGGATGCAAAGTGGATGACTGAGCTGGCTACCTCATTGTCATCTGGACTCTCAGAAGATAGAACACCTCTTGGTCTTGGCGAGCCTAGAATAATATGGCCTACAGTGGAAGATGTCAGATGCTCTTTAGAG GGTTATGCAGCTGGAAATGCCATCCCAAGTCCATTGAAGAACGTGgagaaagatattttaaagaaGTATTGGTCAAAATGGAAGGCTACACACAGTGGCCGCTG CCGTGCAATGCCACATATAAAGACTTTCACTCGCTATAATGGTCAGAAACTTGC TTGGTTATTGCTAACATCAGCAAATCTAAGCAAAGCAGCCTGGGGGGCTTTGCAAAAGAATAATTCTCAGTTGATGATTCGTTCCTATGAG CTGGGGGTGCTCTTCTTACCATCTTCCTATAAAAATCATGGTTGTAGGCTTTCTTGTACAGACCATGGAGCTAGATCAGAG GATGAATATGGATTATTAGCAGATTCTGAAGAGCCGAAAACAGAACTAGTGACTTTGATGTGGCAAGGACCTAAAGATCCATCATCCCAAGTAATTCCACTGCCTGTACCTTATGAGCTGCCTCCTCAACCATACTCTTCCGAAGGTGAAG ATGTTCCCTGGTCTTGGGACCGGCGATACAGCAAGAAGGATGTTTATGGTCAAGTTTGGCCTAGGCTTGTACAGCTTTATACTTCTCTGGATTCTTGA